One window of Theropithecus gelada isolate Dixy chromosome 4, Tgel_1.0, whole genome shotgun sequence genomic DNA carries:
- the LOC112623082 gene encoding butyrophilin subfamily 3 member A3-like isoform X1: MKMASSLAFLLLNFRVCLLLVQLLTPCSAQFAVLGPHGPILAMVGEDVDLPCHLFPTMSAETMELRWVSSSLRQVVNVYADGKEVEDRQSAPYRGRTSILRDDITAGKAALRIHNITASDSGKYLCYFQDGDFYEKALVELKVAALGSDLHIEVKGYEDGGIHLECRSTGWYPQPQIQWSNDKGEDIPAVKAPVVADGVGLYAVAASVIMRGNSGKGVSCIIRNSLLGLEKTASISITDPFFRNAQPWITALAGTLPISLLLLAGASYFLWRQQKEKIALSRETEREREMKEMEYAATKQEISLREKLQEELKWRKIQYMARGEKSLAYHEWKMALFKPADVILDPDTANAILLVSEDQRSVQRAEEPRDLPDNPERFEWRYCVLGRENFTSGRHFWEVEVGDRKEWHIGVCSKNVERKKGWVKMTPENGYWTMGLTDGNKYRALTDPRTNLKLPEPPRKVGIFLDYETGDISFYNAMDGSHIYTFPHTSFSEPLYPVFRILTLEPTALTICPTPKQVESSPNPDLVPDHSLETPVAPDLANESGEPQAEATSLLLPAHPGVDGLPLHNNQSEP; encoded by the exons ATGAAAATGGCAAGTTCCCTGGCCTTTCTTCTGCTCAACTTTCGTGTTTGCCTCCTCTTGGTCCAGCTGCTTACTCCTTGCTCAG CTCAGTTTGCTGTGCTTGGACCCCATGGGCCCATCCTGGCCATGGTAGGTGAAGACGTTGATCTGCCCTGTCACCTGTTCCCGACCATGAGTGCAGAGACTATGGAGCTGAGGTGGGTGAGTTCCAGCCTAAGGCAGGTGGTGAACGTGTATGCAGATGGAAAGGAAGTGGAAGACAGGCAGAGTGCACCGTATCGTGGGAGAACTTCGATTCTACGGGATGACATCACTGCAGGGAAGGCTGCTCTCCGAATACACAACATCACAGCCTCTGACAGTGGAAAGTACTTGTGTTATTTCCAAGATGGTGACTTCTATGAAAAAGCCCTGGTGGAGCTGAAGGTTGCAG CATTAGGTTCTGATCTTCACATTGAAGTGAAAGGTTATGAGGATGGAGGGATCCATCTGGAGTGTAGGTCCACTGGCTGGTACCCACAACCCCAAATACAGTGGAGCAACGACAAGGGAGAGGACATCCCGGCTGTGAAAGCACCTGTGGTTGCAGATGGAGTGGGCCTGTATGCAGTAGCAGCATCCGTGATCATGAGAGGGAACTCTGGGAAGGGTGTATCCTGCATCATCAGAAATTCCCTCCTCGGCCTGGAAAAGACAGCCAGCATTTCCATCACAG ACCCCTTCTTCAGGAACGCCCAGCCCTGGATCACAGCCCTGGCAGGGACCCTGCCTATCTCACTGCTGCTTCTCGCAGGAGCCAGTTACTTCTTGTGGAgacaacagaaggaaaaaattgCCCTGtccagggagacagaaagagagcgagagatgaaagaaatggaatatgCTGCAACAAAGCAGGAAATAAGCCTAAGAG AGAAGCTCCAGGAGGAACTCA AGTGGAGAAAAATCCAGTACATGGCCC GGGGAGAGAAGTCTTTGGCCTATCATG AATGGAAAATGGCCCTCTTCAAGCCTG CGGATGTGATTCTGGATCCAGACACGGCAAATGCCATCCTCCTTGTTTCTGAGGACCAGAGGAGTGTGCAGCGTGCCGAAGAGCCGCGGGATCTTCCAGACAACCCTGAGAGATTTGAATGGCGTTACTGTGTGCTTGGCCGTGAAAACTTCACATCAGGGAGACATTTCTGGGAAGTGGAAGTGGGGGACAGAAAAGAATGGCATATTGGGGTGTGTAGTAAAAACGTGGAGAGGAAAAAAGGATGGGTCAAAATGACACCAGAGAATGGATACTGGACCATGGGGCTGACTGATGGAAATAAGTATCGGGCTCTCACTGATCCCAGGACAAACCTGAAACTTCCTGAGCCCCCTAGGAAAGTGGGAATCTTCCTGGATTATGAGACTGGAGATATCTCATTCTACAATGCCATGGATGGATCTCATATCTACACCTTTCCGCACACctctttctctgagcctctgtaTCCTGTATTCAGAATTTTGACCttggagcccactgccctgaccATTTGCCCAACACCAAAACAAGTAGAGAGTTCCCCCAATCCTGACCTAGTGCCTGATCATTCCCTGGAGACACCAGTGGCCCCGGATTTAGCTAATGAAAGTGGGGAGCCTCAGGCTGAAGCAACATCTCTGCTTCTCCCTGCCCACCCTGGAGTTGATGGCCTCCCCCTCCACAACAACCAATCAGAACCATAA
- the LOC112623082 gene encoding butyrophilin subfamily 3 member A3-like isoform X3, whose translation MVGEDVDLPCHLFPTMSAETMELRWVSSSLRQVVNVYADGKEVEDRQSAPYRGRTSILRDDITAGKAALRIHNITASDSGKYLCYFQDGDFYEKALVELKVAEWRKIQYMARGEKSLAYHEWKMALFKPADVILDPDTANAILLVSEDQRSVQRAEEPRDLPDNPERFEWRYCVLGRENFTSGRHFWEVEVGDRKEWHIGVCSKNVERKKGWVKMTPENGYWTMGLTDGNKYRALTDPRTNLKLPEPPRKVGIFLDYETGDISFYNAMDGSHIYTFPHTSFSEPLYPVFRILTLEPTALTICPTPKQVESSPNPDLVPDHSLETPVAPDLANESGEPQAEATSLLLPAHPGVDGLPLHNNQSEP comes from the exons ATGGTAGGTGAAGACGTTGATCTGCCCTGTCACCTGTTCCCGACCATGAGTGCAGAGACTATGGAGCTGAGGTGGGTGAGTTCCAGCCTAAGGCAGGTGGTGAACGTGTATGCAGATGGAAAGGAAGTGGAAGACAGGCAGAGTGCACCGTATCGTGGGAGAACTTCGATTCTACGGGATGACATCACTGCAGGGAAGGCTGCTCTCCGAATACACAACATCACAGCCTCTGACAGTGGAAAGTACTTGTGTTATTTCCAAGATGGTGACTTCTATGAAAAAGCCCTGGTGGAGCTGAAGGTTGCAG AGTGGAGAAAAATCCAGTACATGGCCC GGGGAGAGAAGTCTTTGGCCTATCATG AATGGAAAATGGCCCTCTTCAAGCCTG CGGATGTGATTCTGGATCCAGACACGGCAAATGCCATCCTCCTTGTTTCTGAGGACCAGAGGAGTGTGCAGCGTGCCGAAGAGCCGCGGGATCTTCCAGACAACCCTGAGAGATTTGAATGGCGTTACTGTGTGCTTGGCCGTGAAAACTTCACATCAGGGAGACATTTCTGGGAAGTGGAAGTGGGGGACAGAAAAGAATGGCATATTGGGGTGTGTAGTAAAAACGTGGAGAGGAAAAAAGGATGGGTCAAAATGACACCAGAGAATGGATACTGGACCATGGGGCTGACTGATGGAAATAAGTATCGGGCTCTCACTGATCCCAGGACAAACCTGAAACTTCCTGAGCCCCCTAGGAAAGTGGGAATCTTCCTGGATTATGAGACTGGAGATATCTCATTCTACAATGCCATGGATGGATCTCATATCTACACCTTTCCGCACACctctttctctgagcctctgtaTCCTGTATTCAGAATTTTGACCttggagcccactgccctgaccATTTGCCCAACACCAAAACAAGTAGAGAGTTCCCCCAATCCTGACCTAGTGCCTGATCATTCCCTGGAGACACCAGTGGCCCCGGATTTAGCTAATGAAAGTGGGGAGCCTCAGGCTGAAGCAACATCTCTGCTTCTCCCTGCCCACCCTGGAGTTGATGGCCTCCCCCTCCACAACAACCAATCAGAACCATAA
- the LOC112623082 gene encoding butyrophilin subfamily 3 member A3-like isoform X2: MVGEDVDLPCHLFPTMSAETMELRWVSSSLRQVVNVYADGKEVEDRQSAPYRGRTSILRDDITAGKAALRIHNITASDSGKYLCYFQDGDFYEKALVELKVAALGSDLHIEVKGYEDGGIHLECRSTGWYPQPQIQWSNDKGEDIPAVKAPVVADGVGLYAVAASVIMRGNSGKGVSCIIRNSLLGLEKTASISITDPFFRNAQPWITALAGTLPISLLLLAGASYFLWRQQKEKIALSRETEREREMKEMEYAATKQEISLREWRKIQYMARGEKSLAYHEWKMALFKPADVILDPDTANAILLVSEDQRSVQRAEEPRDLPDNPERFEWRYCVLGRENFTSGRHFWEVEVGDRKEWHIGVCSKNVERKKGWVKMTPENGYWTMGLTDGNKYRALTDPRTNLKLPEPPRKVGIFLDYETGDISFYNAMDGSHIYTFPHTSFSEPLYPVFRILTLEPTALTICPTPKQVESSPNPDLVPDHSLETPVAPDLANESGEPQAEATSLLLPAHPGVDGLPLHNNQSEP, encoded by the exons ATGGTAGGTGAAGACGTTGATCTGCCCTGTCACCTGTTCCCGACCATGAGTGCAGAGACTATGGAGCTGAGGTGGGTGAGTTCCAGCCTAAGGCAGGTGGTGAACGTGTATGCAGATGGAAAGGAAGTGGAAGACAGGCAGAGTGCACCGTATCGTGGGAGAACTTCGATTCTACGGGATGACATCACTGCAGGGAAGGCTGCTCTCCGAATACACAACATCACAGCCTCTGACAGTGGAAAGTACTTGTGTTATTTCCAAGATGGTGACTTCTATGAAAAAGCCCTGGTGGAGCTGAAGGTTGCAG CATTAGGTTCTGATCTTCACATTGAAGTGAAAGGTTATGAGGATGGAGGGATCCATCTGGAGTGTAGGTCCACTGGCTGGTACCCACAACCCCAAATACAGTGGAGCAACGACAAGGGAGAGGACATCCCGGCTGTGAAAGCACCTGTGGTTGCAGATGGAGTGGGCCTGTATGCAGTAGCAGCATCCGTGATCATGAGAGGGAACTCTGGGAAGGGTGTATCCTGCATCATCAGAAATTCCCTCCTCGGCCTGGAAAAGACAGCCAGCATTTCCATCACAG ACCCCTTCTTCAGGAACGCCCAGCCCTGGATCACAGCCCTGGCAGGGACCCTGCCTATCTCACTGCTGCTTCTCGCAGGAGCCAGTTACTTCTTGTGGAgacaacagaaggaaaaaattgCCCTGtccagggagacagaaagagagcgagagatgaaagaaatggaatatgCTGCAACAAAGCAGGAAATAAGCCTAAGAG AGTGGAGAAAAATCCAGTACATGGCCC GGGGAGAGAAGTCTTTGGCCTATCATG AATGGAAAATGGCCCTCTTCAAGCCTG CGGATGTGATTCTGGATCCAGACACGGCAAATGCCATCCTCCTTGTTTCTGAGGACCAGAGGAGTGTGCAGCGTGCCGAAGAGCCGCGGGATCTTCCAGACAACCCTGAGAGATTTGAATGGCGTTACTGTGTGCTTGGCCGTGAAAACTTCACATCAGGGAGACATTTCTGGGAAGTGGAAGTGGGGGACAGAAAAGAATGGCATATTGGGGTGTGTAGTAAAAACGTGGAGAGGAAAAAAGGATGGGTCAAAATGACACCAGAGAATGGATACTGGACCATGGGGCTGACTGATGGAAATAAGTATCGGGCTCTCACTGATCCCAGGACAAACCTGAAACTTCCTGAGCCCCCTAGGAAAGTGGGAATCTTCCTGGATTATGAGACTGGAGATATCTCATTCTACAATGCCATGGATGGATCTCATATCTACACCTTTCCGCACACctctttctctgagcctctgtaTCCTGTATTCAGAATTTTGACCttggagcccactgccctgaccATTTGCCCAACACCAAAACAAGTAGAGAGTTCCCCCAATCCTGACCTAGTGCCTGATCATTCCCTGGAGACACCAGTGGCCCCGGATTTAGCTAATGAAAGTGGGGAGCCTCAGGCTGAAGCAACATCTCTGCTTCTCCCTGCCCACCCTGGAGTTGATGGCCTCCCCCTCCACAACAACCAATCAGAACCATAA
- the LOC112623085 gene encoding butyrophilin subfamily 2 member A1 isoform X3, with amino-acid sequence MEPAAALHFSLPASLLLLLLLLLRLCALVSAQFIVVGPTDSILATVGENTTLRCHLSPEKNAEDMEVRWFRSQFFPAVFVYKGGRERTEEQMEEYRGRTTFVSKDISRGIVALIIHNITAQENGTYRCYFQEGRSYDEAILHLVVAGLGSKPLIEMRGHEDGGIRLECISRGWYPKPLTVWRDPYGRVVPALKEVSTPAADGLFMVTTAVIIRDKSMRNMSCSIKDTLLGQKKESVIFIPESFMPSMSPCVVALPIIVVFLMIIIAVCIYWINRLQKEKKILSGEKEFELETREIAVKELEKERVQREKELQVQEQLQEELRWRRTVLHAELQFFSN; translated from the exons ATGGAACCAGCTGCTGCCCTGCACTTCTCCCTgccagcctccctcctcctcctcctcctcctccttctccgaCTGTGTGCACTGGTCTCAG CCCAGTTTATTGTGGTAGGGCCAACTGATTCCATCCTGGCCACGGTTGGAGAAAACACTACGTTACGCTGCCATCTGTCACCCGAGAAAAATGCTGAGGACATGGAGGTGCGGTGGTTCCGGTCTCAGTTCTTCCCCGCAGTGTTTGTGTATaagggtgggagagagaggacagaggagcAGATGGAGGAGTACCGAGGAAGAACCACCTTTGTGAGCAAAGACATCAGCAGGGGCATCGTGGCCCTGATCATACACAACATCACAGCCCAGGAGAACGGCACCTACCGCTGTTACTTCCAAGAAGGCAGGTCCTACGATGAGGCCATCCTGCACCTCGTGGTGGCAG GACTGGGCTCTAAGCCCCTCATTGAAATGAGGGGCCACGAGGACGGGGGCATCCGGCTGGAGTGCATATCTAGAGGGTGGTACCCAAAGCCCCTCACAGTATGGAGAGACCCCTATGGTAGGGTTGTGCCTGCCCTGAAGGAGGTTTCCACCCCTGCCGCAGACGGCCTTTTCATGGTCACCACAGCTGTGATCATCAGAGATAAGTCGATGAGGAACATGTCCTGCTCTATCAAAGACACCTTGCTCGGCCAGAAGAAAGAAAGTGTCATTTTTATTCCAG AATCCTTTATGCCCAGCATGTCTCCCTGTGTGGTGGCCCTGCCTATCATTGTGGTTTTTCTGATGATAATCATTGCCGTATGCATCTACTGGATCAACAgactccaaaaggaaaaaaagattctgtCAGGGGAAAAAGAGTTTGAACTGGAAACAAGAGAAATTGCTGTAAAGGAACTGGAGAAGGAACGTgtgcaaagagagaaagaacttCAAGTACAAG aacAACTTCAAGAAGAATTGC GATGGAGAAGAACAGTCTTACATGCTG AGctccaattcttctcaaactga
- the LOC112623085 gene encoding butyrophilin subfamily 2 member A1 isoform X1: MEPAAALHFSLPASLLLLLLLLLRLCALVSAQFIVVGPTDSILATVGENTTLRCHLSPEKNAEDMEVRWFRSQFFPAVFVYKGGRERTEEQMEEYRGRTTFVSKDISRGIVALIIHNITAQENGTYRCYFQEGRSYDEAILHLVVAGLGSKPLIEMRGHEDGGIRLECISRGWYPKPLTVWRDPYGRVVPALKEVSTPAADGLFMVTTAVIIRDKSMRNMSCSIKDTLLGQKKESVIFIPESFMPSMSPCVVALPIIVVFLMIIIAVCIYWINRLQKEKKILSGEKEFELETREIAVKELEKERVQREKELQVQEQLQEELRWRRTVLHAVDVVLDPDTAHPDLLLSEDRRSVRRCPLRHLGESVPDNPERFDSEPCVLGRESFASGKHYWEVEVENVIEWTVGVCRDSVQRKGEVLLLPQNGFWTLDMHKGQYRALSSPKRILPLKESLCRVGVFLDYEAGDVSFYNMRDRSHIYTCPRSAFSVPVRPFFRIGSDDSPIFICPALIGASGVTVPEEGLTLHRVGTSQSL; encoded by the exons ATGGAACCAGCTGCTGCCCTGCACTTCTCCCTgccagcctccctcctcctcctcctcctcctccttctccgaCTGTGTGCACTGGTCTCAG CCCAGTTTATTGTGGTAGGGCCAACTGATTCCATCCTGGCCACGGTTGGAGAAAACACTACGTTACGCTGCCATCTGTCACCCGAGAAAAATGCTGAGGACATGGAGGTGCGGTGGTTCCGGTCTCAGTTCTTCCCCGCAGTGTTTGTGTATaagggtgggagagagaggacagaggagcAGATGGAGGAGTACCGAGGAAGAACCACCTTTGTGAGCAAAGACATCAGCAGGGGCATCGTGGCCCTGATCATACACAACATCACAGCCCAGGAGAACGGCACCTACCGCTGTTACTTCCAAGAAGGCAGGTCCTACGATGAGGCCATCCTGCACCTCGTGGTGGCAG GACTGGGCTCTAAGCCCCTCATTGAAATGAGGGGCCACGAGGACGGGGGCATCCGGCTGGAGTGCATATCTAGAGGGTGGTACCCAAAGCCCCTCACAGTATGGAGAGACCCCTATGGTAGGGTTGTGCCTGCCCTGAAGGAGGTTTCCACCCCTGCCGCAGACGGCCTTTTCATGGTCACCACAGCTGTGATCATCAGAGATAAGTCGATGAGGAACATGTCCTGCTCTATCAAAGACACCTTGCTCGGCCAGAAGAAAGAAAGTGTCATTTTTATTCCAG AATCCTTTATGCCCAGCATGTCTCCCTGTGTGGTGGCCCTGCCTATCATTGTGGTTTTTCTGATGATAATCATTGCCGTATGCATCTACTGGATCAACAgactccaaaaggaaaaaaagattctgtCAGGGGAAAAAGAGTTTGAACTGGAAACAAGAGAAATTGCTGTAAAGGAACTGGAGAAGGAACGTgtgcaaagagagaaagaacttCAAGTACAAG aacAACTTCAAGAAGAATTGC GATGGAGAAGAACAGTCTTACATGCTG TCGATGTGGTGCTGGATCCAGACACCGCTCATCCTGATCTCTTGCTGTCAGAGGACCGGAGAAGTGTGCGAAGGTGCCCCCTCAGGCACCTAGGGGAGAGCGTGCCTGACAACCCAGAGAGATTCGACAGTGAGCCTTGTGTCCTGGGCCGGGAGAGCTTTGCTTCAGGAAAACAttactgggaggtggaggtggaaaaCGTGATTGAGTGGACTGTGGGGGTCTGCAGAGACAGTGTTCAGAGGAAAGGGGAGGTCCTGCTGCTTCCTCAGAATGGCTTCTGGACCTTGGACATGCATAAAGGGCAATACCGGGCCCTGTCCTCACCTAAGAGGATTCTCCCTTTGAAGGAGTCCCTTTGCCGTGTGGGTGTCTTCCTGGACTATGAAGCAGGAGATGTCTCCTTCTACAACATGAGGGACAGATCGCACATCTACACATGTCCCCGTTCAGCCTTTTCTGTGCCTGTGAGGCCCTTCTTCAGGATAGGGTCTGATGACAGCCCCATCTTCATCTGTCCCGCACTCATAGGAGCCAGTGGGGTCACAGTGCCTGAAGAGGGCCTGACACTTCACAGAGTGGGGACCAGTCAGAGCCTGTAG
- the LOC112623085 gene encoding butyrophilin subfamily 2 member A1 isoform X2: MEVRWFRSQFFPAVFVYKGGRERTEEQMEEYRGRTTFVSKDISRGIVALIIHNITAQENGTYRCYFQEGRSYDEAILHLVVAGLGSKPLIEMRGHEDGGIRLECISRGWYPKPLTVWRDPYGRVVPALKEVSTPAADGLFMVTTAVIIRDKSMRNMSCSIKDTLLGQKKESVIFIPESFMPSMSPCVVALPIIVVFLMIIIAVCIYWINRLQKEKKILSGEKEFELETREIAVKELEKERVQREKELQVQEQLQEELRWRRTVLHAVDVVLDPDTAHPDLLLSEDRRSVRRCPLRHLGESVPDNPERFDSEPCVLGRESFASGKHYWEVEVENVIEWTVGVCRDSVQRKGEVLLLPQNGFWTLDMHKGQYRALSSPKRILPLKESLCRVGVFLDYEAGDVSFYNMRDRSHIYTCPRSAFSVPVRPFFRIGSDDSPIFICPALIGASGVTVPEEGLTLHRVGTSQSL, encoded by the exons ATGGAGGTGCGGTGGTTCCGGTCTCAGTTCTTCCCCGCAGTGTTTGTGTATaagggtgggagagagaggacagaggagcAGATGGAGGAGTACCGAGGAAGAACCACCTTTGTGAGCAAAGACATCAGCAGGGGCATCGTGGCCCTGATCATACACAACATCACAGCCCAGGAGAACGGCACCTACCGCTGTTACTTCCAAGAAGGCAGGTCCTACGATGAGGCCATCCTGCACCTCGTGGTGGCAG GACTGGGCTCTAAGCCCCTCATTGAAATGAGGGGCCACGAGGACGGGGGCATCCGGCTGGAGTGCATATCTAGAGGGTGGTACCCAAAGCCCCTCACAGTATGGAGAGACCCCTATGGTAGGGTTGTGCCTGCCCTGAAGGAGGTTTCCACCCCTGCCGCAGACGGCCTTTTCATGGTCACCACAGCTGTGATCATCAGAGATAAGTCGATGAGGAACATGTCCTGCTCTATCAAAGACACCTTGCTCGGCCAGAAGAAAGAAAGTGTCATTTTTATTCCAG AATCCTTTATGCCCAGCATGTCTCCCTGTGTGGTGGCCCTGCCTATCATTGTGGTTTTTCTGATGATAATCATTGCCGTATGCATCTACTGGATCAACAgactccaaaaggaaaaaaagattctgtCAGGGGAAAAAGAGTTTGAACTGGAAACAAGAGAAATTGCTGTAAAGGAACTGGAGAAGGAACGTgtgcaaagagagaaagaacttCAAGTACAAG aacAACTTCAAGAAGAATTGC GATGGAGAAGAACAGTCTTACATGCTG TCGATGTGGTGCTGGATCCAGACACCGCTCATCCTGATCTCTTGCTGTCAGAGGACCGGAGAAGTGTGCGAAGGTGCCCCCTCAGGCACCTAGGGGAGAGCGTGCCTGACAACCCAGAGAGATTCGACAGTGAGCCTTGTGTCCTGGGCCGGGAGAGCTTTGCTTCAGGAAAACAttactgggaggtggaggtggaaaaCGTGATTGAGTGGACTGTGGGGGTCTGCAGAGACAGTGTTCAGAGGAAAGGGGAGGTCCTGCTGCTTCCTCAGAATGGCTTCTGGACCTTGGACATGCATAAAGGGCAATACCGGGCCCTGTCCTCACCTAAGAGGATTCTCCCTTTGAAGGAGTCCCTTTGCCGTGTGGGTGTCTTCCTGGACTATGAAGCAGGAGATGTCTCCTTCTACAACATGAGGGACAGATCGCACATCTACACATGTCCCCGTTCAGCCTTTTCTGTGCCTGTGAGGCCCTTCTTCAGGATAGGGTCTGATGACAGCCCCATCTTCATCTGTCCCGCACTCATAGGAGCCAGTGGGGTCACAGTGCCTGAAGAGGGCCTGACACTTCACAGAGTGGGGACCAGTCAGAGCCTGTAG